The Luteibacter flocculans genomic interval GCAACGGCGGGAGCAACGGCGGCCGCGACGGCGGCATCGGCGACGCTGCGCATGGCCACGCGGTAGGCGGACCCGTCCACAGGAACCACCGGCGTTCCTTTGTTCGCGGCGTTCGTGGAGGTGCTCACCAGCGGGATCGCCAAGGCATTCGCAGCGAGCGCGCTCTGGCGTGCCATCGAATCGAATATTTTCTGGACGTAACCGTCCTGGTAGCCCGTCGTGAAGTTGCCGGAGTAGTAACAGCTGAACGCCTTGCCCCAGTCGCCGCCAGCACTGGTGTAGCACTGGGCGAGGATCTGCGATCCGGCGACGAGATTCGGGCAGACCTCGAACGCCTTCTCGTAGGTATCGAGGCCGTACTTGCCGAGGTTGGCGCGGTTTACCTGCGCCACACCCAACGAATAGTTGTAGCCGTTGGCTTCGAGCATGCGCACGGTCGCCACCGCTTCGCCAAGGTTTGCGGGCTGGCGCACGAGCTGGCCGCCGACGACGCCGATCGCAAACGGGTTGCGAGACGATTCGACGTTGACGACGTGCTGCATCACCTCAGCCGGTACGGCAAGGTTGGGGCAAGCCATCATTTCCATTCCTGGTACCACCGTTACAACTCCTGTCTAATGACCGATGTGTTTCGTGTGTTACCCCCCGTCCGGGGCCAGGCCCCGAGCGGGGTTGAAGTCGATGCCGGTAATGTGGCGGCGCCCGGCATGCGCCTTGATGTGGACAATGATGTCGATGGTGAGCATCAATAGTCGCTTGATCGTCGAGAACTCGAGTCCTGCACCTTCGTTGGATGCCTTCACCATCAGGCCCAACTGGTCCCACGTCTGCTCTACGCTGCCGGCGTGGCAACTGGTGATGGAGCCGGGGTGACCGGACGCGCAGTTTCGAATGAAGTAGAAGGACTCGTCGCCGCGAAGCTCGGCCAGGATGATCCTGTCGGGCTTCATGCGCAGACACGCCTCCATGCAACTCTTTGCGGTGACGTTGGCTGCGCTCTGACCGCCCTTCGAATACAGCAGATGGACGACGTTAGGCTGGTCGATGAACAGCTCTCGCGCATCCTCGATGGTCACCAGCCGTTCGTCTTCCGGAATGTGCCCTACGAGCGACTTCATGAAGGTGGTCTTGCCGCTGCCGGTGGCGCCCGCCACCACGATGTTCTTCTTGTTCAACACCGCGTGACGGAAGAAGTCCGCGTAGCGCCGCTCGGCGCGTAGTTCGAGCAGTTCGCGATCCGCTTCACTGATGGTGTTGGCGCCTTCGAGGACCTGATCGAAGAAACCGTCTTCCTGGTATTGCGCCAGCGTCTTGCTCTGGCGCGAGGGGAGGCGGATGGTGATCGATACACGGCCCGCCTCGCATGCGGGCGGGATAACGAACTGCGCACGCTGCCCGGTGGGGAAGGTCAACGAAACGACCGGATCCACGTCGGTGATGCGCTGCCCCGTATTGCTCTCGTTGACCACGGCGGTGCAGAACTGCCGAGCCCGCTCGTAGGTGAGCGACGGAACGTCCACCCGCTCCCATTTGCCGCGGCGCTCCAGATAGAGCTCGCCGGGCTTGTTGATGCAAATCTCGGTGACGTCGGACGACGACAGGTAATCCCGGATACCCAGTACCTCGTACTGGTAATCCAGAAAGTCGTTACCGACGGCGGCGAGAGCGGGTTCGTTCATCGATCAGTACCGTGCTACCACGCCGCTGAAGTCCACGTCCTTGGCGACGTAGATGGCCAGCACCGTGCCCTGGTTGATCGTGACCGTGGCAGGACGATTGGCGGCGCGCTGCACAGCCTGGTTCGCGAGCTGCTGAACGGTCGCCGCGGTGTTGCTCTCGAACGGGCTCTGCGTCACCACGCCGTTGCTGATCGTGGTCTGGCGCGGGCCATGCTCTGCCGCCTCGTACTTGAAGGCGTCACTGAGCATCGAGATCAGCAGAGCAGCACCGATACGGCTACCCCAGTGGGCGTTGTAATAGCCGGGATGGCCGGCGCCGCCGAGCGTATCGATACCCGGGCTGGCCATGTTTACGTCGATACCGGTAGGCGTGACGATGCGATCCCAGATGACAGCCACACGGGGTCCATTGGGCTCCATCTCGTACTTCCCGAGGACCTTCGAGCCCTTGGGAAGCAACAGCCGCTTGCCGGTGAACGAGTACACCGGTTCGGTGACGATGCAGGACGTGAAGCCGGGGATGTCGGTGATGATCCGTGTCTCAAGCACGCAACGAATGAACGTGCCGCGCAGCATGAGCGTGTCGGGGTGGGTGAGTGGCGAGGCATTTGAAACGTCCGGCAGCGGCTTGGCGCCGTAGGCCGAATTCACGGGGACACCGCCCTGGGGCGAGGGACCGAGCATGCCCGGCATCATGCCGAACGCACCACCGGGACCACCCTGGCCGCCCATACCCATAGGCTCGCCGGCTGCGGCAGCCGCCTGCGCCGCCTGGGCGTCCATCATGCGACGTTCCAGAAGCGTCGGACCGGTGCGCACCGGCGCAGCGGTCGTCGTCCGCTGCGGTAGCGTCGACGGCAGCGGTGGCGGCGGTGCCAGCGCGATCGGTTCGGGCAGCTTGGGAGCCGCTTCCGGTACGGGCGCGACCTTTGGCGCCTCGGGAATGGTCACTGTTTCCTCGGCCTTTGGCTTCTTCGGCGGCGGCGCGGAGTTGCCGGAGCTGAGGAAGAACCAGGCCGCAAACAACAGGAGCGCCACGATGCCGGCCAGGAAGGCCAGCGCGCGACGATTCATCCGACGGACGTCGGCGGCGGCAAGCTGTGGCGCACCAGCATCGAGGTCGGGTGGCGGCGCCTGGCGGCGCTGATTGGCGTACGGATTTCCCGCGAGAGGATCGGCATGCTCGCTGCCCGCTTCCGTGTGCGGCACGCCGTTGTCGCGGTTCTCGTCGTCCGGATGATAGGGATTATTCGGGCTCACTTCTTCGTGTTCCTTCGCAGACCAACGACGTTGTTGTCGTGCCGGATGACCAGGTAGTTATAGGTGCCGTGGACCACGATGGTGTTGCCCTCCACCGTGGTGTTCACCACCGAATCCTCGCCATGTTCCTTTTCGCGCATGTAAACGGTCGGGAAGTTTCCGGTGGGAAACTGCTTAAGGTCAGGCATCTTGATGTACGTGAAACGGCCGTCGTCGTAGACGTTGACCGGCACGAGCCACGGCGCCGTCTTGCGCTTCACGGCATAGTCGTAGTCGAAGTTGTAGTCACGCCCCTTGACCAGCGAGGTGTCGAGTTCCGGCGTTTCCGCGACCTTCTTGGTTTCCGCAAGGAAACTCGTGTCGGACGGGTAGGTGAACGTGATCTTGTACTGGACGCCGGCACGACGAGCCTGGTCGAGCGTCTTCCAGTCGGTCGCCACGACCTTCAGCTCGAAGATGTACGAATGCGTGGCGGTACGAATCATCATGTTCGTATCGACGTCGACGTTCTTCGGCTTTACATAGAACACGTTGTCGCGGCGGGTCAGTTCCCAGCCGCTGCTGAAACCGGTGCTGTAGTCGAGGATCTTTTCATTCGGGCTCAGCTCGATCTGGGTGGTGATACCCAGTCCCGTGCGCACGGTATAGATCTTGTCGGGTTCGTACTGGTATGGGGTGACGACCTGTGCATGCACGACGCTGGTCGCGCAGGTGGTGAGCAGCAAGGCTGTCAAGCTCAGTCGGAGCATATTCTGACGCATCATCGACGACGCCCTCCATTGGCGGCGTTCGGTTGGGTGGGGGCGGCTGCCTGAGGTGCGGCCGTCTGCGGAGACGTGTTATTCATCGTTGCGTTGTCGACGGGAATGGGCGACTGAGGCATGGCCTCCATGGACGCCGGCTGCTGAGCGGGCGCGGCGGCTGCGGCAGGTGCCTGTGCTGCGGCAGGCGCCTCGCTTTCCGTCGGCGGCGGATCCGCATAGTCGTTGTCCACGCGATAGTCGGTGACCTGGAAGCCCAACGGGTTCTCGACGCGGTACTGGTCGTCCATCTTGAGATTCGGGTTGTACGTGAACGCGAGCGTCGCGATCTTGCTGTCGAGCGGCACGGTCTGGCCGGTCAGCTTGTTGTAGACGCTACGCTGGAAACGTACGGTGGCACCCTTTGGCGTGGTGCCGTTTTCGCCCCCAATGAAGATGATGCTGGAGATTTTCACGCGGACGGCGCGATCACGTCCGTACGTCTTGTAAGGCGCGTCAGGATTGGTCTGAGCGTGCAGATCCGTATAGGCCTTTGCGATCTTCGGTGTCGACATCGTCAATACCGTGGCCCAGTCACGCAGGTTGATCATGGTCACGTCGAACGATTCGCGAGCCAGGATGAAATGTGTGACGTTGCTGCGATTGATCGCCTCACTGGCCGTGATGCGCCGATTGACGACATCATCGGTAAGGCGCGTCACCGAACTCATGCCGGTATACGCATCGGCAAGCACGATGTACGGCACCTTTTCCTTCAATGGCAGCATGTAGAAATAGCCGGCTGCGAGGATCAGCGAGAGCGAAATCGAGCAAAACGCCACCATCCACGCGCGGCGTTCGCTGCGCTGGGCCAGGTCCGAAACCGTGGTTTCGAAATCGACCGATCGCGCTACCGCGGCATCGATCTTGGGAGATTGTTTCTTGTTGAACATCAAGTAGGCCTGGCGTGACTGTCGCGGGAATTACTGAGCACGAGACACGGGGGCCGCACCGGCGGAAGCCGCGTCGGTCGGTGCCTGTGCGAGAGGAGCTTTCGCTGCGACGGTCGGCTGCGAGCCGTGCGTATCAGCCGACGCGGTGGGCGCCGGGGAGGCAGGTGTCGGGGGCACGATGGCAGCCGTTTCCTCTACGACAAGCTCCGGCCCGTTCGCTACGACCGTCACGCCTTGCGGCGCGAAGATCGCGCTGAGCTGTGATGCCGCGTCGCGTAGCTCGGACGTATGGATCTGCGCGGCCGACTTGGGCAGCGTGAAATCCGAACGCAGGCGATAGGAGAGCTTGGTTCCCGTATCGCTGGTCCAGCGCGTGAGCATGGTCTTCAGCGTGCCGTCCATCGGCGCGGCGTAATACGTGTACGGCACCGCCAGCGGAATTTCGACCGGCTTGTCGTCATAACGGTTGACCGGCTTCCAGCGGCCGCCGAAATCCTTCGGGGCAGGCGTGCCGCATGCCGAAAGCGTGGCGGCCAGAACGGCCACCAGGAGTGTGGTGAGTTTGGGAGGCAGGGCAGTTTTCACGCTTGGCTCTTATTTTTGAAGGATGTGATTCGAGGACGACGGGCACGGCGCCACGTGCCTTGGCGAGGGCTGGCCGAATGCAATCGTTGTTTTTCTGGGGTCATTTGCCCGGGCGCATTCGTGCAACCCGGCGCGACGGCCAAGCGAGGCGTCGCACACAGGGACTTGCCACCGGGACTGCTACCTCGGCCCAACCGGCCGCGAGCGACATGCAATTCATCCATACAACATCCTGTAGGAGCGCTTCCGCACCCTTGCACTACGTTCCAGCGAAGAATGGCCTAGCGGCGCCGGGTTGCGATCGTCGATCGCCTACCCGAAGTTGCGGCTAGCTGGCCTTGGATTCCCCACCCCTTTCACGGACCCTGTCCGCGGCGTAAAGGTAACGCAACAACGTTTTCTTGACCAGACGTTGAAGTACCTGTTTCTGCGATGCTTGTCACACATTGTCGGCATGCAATGTGTATGAAACGTAACAGCTGCTTGACACACGTCGCTTGGCAAGTGTGGCGTGGCGCACGGTCCTGCGGCGTATGTCTACGTCTCGTGAAGGTTGCGCTTGTAACCATCGACTCGCCCTTTTACGTCGTCCTGAAGCTGCCATCGCGTGATGTCATCCTTGCTACGCCGCTTTAATTGCGTGCTTCTCAAAGAACGCGGCGGGTTAGTGAGTCGGGAAATGGTGGCGTACCCTTGCAC includes:
- a CDS encoding TrbI/VirB10 family protein; amino-acid sequence: MSPNNPYHPDDENRDNGVPHTEAGSEHADPLAGNPYANQRRQAPPPDLDAGAPQLAAADVRRMNRRALAFLAGIVALLLFAAWFFLSSGNSAPPPKKPKAEETVTIPEAPKVAPVPEAAPKLPEPIALAPPPPLPSTLPQRTTTAAPVRTGPTLLERRMMDAQAAQAAAAAGEPMGMGGQGGPGGAFGMMPGMLGPSPQGGVPVNSAYGAKPLPDVSNASPLTHPDTLMLRGTFIRCVLETRIITDIPGFTSCIVTEPVYSFTGKRLLLPKGSKVLGKYEMEPNGPRVAVIWDRIVTPTGIDVNMASPGIDTLGGAGHPGYYNAHWGSRIGAALLISMLSDAFKYEAAEHGPRQTTISNGVVTQSPFESNTAATVQQLANQAVQRAANRPATVTINQGTVLAIYVAKDVDFSGVVARY
- the virB11 gene encoding P-type DNA transfer ATPase VirB11 is translated as MNEPALAAVGNDFLDYQYEVLGIRDYLSSSDVTEICINKPGELYLERRGKWERVDVPSLTYERARQFCTAVVNESNTGQRITDVDPVVSLTFPTGQRAQFVIPPACEAGRVSITIRLPSRQSKTLAQYQEDGFFDQVLEGANTISEADRELLELRAERRYADFFRHAVLNKKNIVVAGATGSGKTTFMKSLVGHIPEDERLVTIEDARELFIDQPNVVHLLYSKGGQSAANVTAKSCMEACLRMKPDRIILAELRGDESFYFIRNCASGHPGSITSCHAGSVEQTWDQLGLMVKASNEGAGLEFSTIKRLLMLTIDIIVHIKAHAGRRHITGIDFNPARGLAPDGG
- a CDS encoding lytic transglycosylase domain-containing protein → MVPGMEMMACPNLAVPAEVMQHVVNVESSRNPFAIGVVGGQLVRQPANLGEAVATVRMLEANGYNYSLGVAQVNRANLGKYGLDTYEKAFEVCPNLVAGSQILAQCYTSAGGDWGKAFSCYYSGNFTTGYQDGYVQKIFDSMARQSALAANALAIPLVSTSTNAANKGTPVVPVDGSAYRVAMRSVADAAVAAAVAPAVARAAGLPPPSRAQTPTPSTNMTGMEPDAASIAQALQAAQAAQNQIAPILQGNAALPLPGAVPGTGPSVTSGRIPTDPATAAVMSQIGISANATGTGPANDNGVFVPQVQGPNDPAPAAAAAPTPPSTPAGDPADLRQGGGDGAFVF
- a CDS encoding virB8 family protein, with the translated sequence MFNKKQSPKIDAAVARSVDFETTVSDLAQRSERRAWMVAFCSISLSLILAAGYFYMLPLKEKVPYIVLADAYTGMSSVTRLTDDVVNRRITASEAINRSNVTHFILARESFDVTMINLRDWATVLTMSTPKIAKAYTDLHAQTNPDAPYKTYGRDRAVRVKISSIIFIGGENGTTPKGATVRFQRSVYNKLTGQTVPLDSKIATLAFTYNPNLKMDDQYRVENPLGFQVTDYRVDNDYADPPPTESEAPAAAQAPAAAAAPAQQPASMEAMPQSPIPVDNATMNNTSPQTAAPQAAAPTQPNAANGGRRR
- a CDS encoding TrbG/VirB9 family P-type conjugative transfer protein is translated as MRQNMLRLSLTALLLTTCATSVVHAQVVTPYQYEPDKIYTVRTGLGITTQIELSPNEKILDYSTGFSSGWELTRRDNVFYVKPKNVDVDTNMMIRTATHSYIFELKVVATDWKTLDQARRAGVQYKITFTYPSDTSFLAETKKVAETPELDTSLVKGRDYNFDYDYAVKRKTAPWLVPVNVYDDGRFTYIKMPDLKQFPTGNFPTVYMREKEHGEDSVVNTTVEGNTIVVHGTYNYLVIRHDNNVVGLRRNTKK